GTCCCCGATGGACACCTCCTCGTCGATGAAATGTTCGATGACACGCTCGTCAACGCCTTCGTAGCGTCCGCACAGGAGCACCAATTGGTCGTACTCGAGATAAGCGGCGAGGTGCTCCTGGTTGAGGGGGCGGCCTTGCGGCGAGAAATAAATACGGCGGACCTTTTTGCCGGGAACGGCCGCCGCCTCGATGGCCGCGACGGCAGGCCCCGGCTTCATCACCATGCCGGGTCCGCCGCCGTAGGGGATGTCATCGGTCCTTCGATGCTTGTCCTCCGTAAAGTCGCGGATGTCCCTCAGGCGAATCGAGATCAATCCGGCCTCCTGGGCGCGCTTCAGGATGGAATGGGAAAAGGGCGAATCGAAAAGCGACGGGAATAGCGTGAGGATGTCGAACTGTAGGGGCACGGCGCGCCCTACTCGAGGATTTCCAGAACGGAGCGTTTACGGAGTTTTGTGGAGACGGCCCCCAGGATCGTCCGCATCGACTGGGCGGTGCGGCCCTGCTTGCCGATGACCTTGCCCAGGTCTTCCTTGGCCACTTTAAGCTCGATGACCGTGGTCTGTTCGCCGTCGATTTCGGCCACCACCACTTGATCGGGAAAGTCCACCAAGGCCTTTGCCATGTACTCGACCAGGTCTTTCAGAGGCGTTGTCGACATGACGACCTCCTTACGAGCAGCAGCTCTTTGGTCAACCCTGCGCCGGTGCGTTCTTCAAAATCTGCCTGACCACATCCGAAGGCTTTGCGCCCTTCTTCATCCAAAGCTCGACCTTGGCCTTGTCGATGGTCGCCTTCTCGACGCCCTTGGCGGGGTCGTAATGGCCGACGACCTCGAGGAACTTTCCGTCCCGCGAGGACGACAGGCTTGCGACGACAATCCTGTAAAAGGGTTTCTTCTTGGCCCCGAACCGGGCGAGTCTGATCTTGGTTTCCATAGCCTCTCTTCTCTTCCGATGTCGCTTACGTCCAACACCCACATCCACGGGGCAGCGGCGCTTAAGCGAAGGATATTGCCATGTTATGAAGTCGCTCCCCAAACTGTCAAGAAGGAATCCGGCCAGGAGACCCCTCGTTTTTTATGATGCAAATATCCGGAATTATGATACTTTTTGAATCCTGATGGCCGCTTCCCACACCAAGAAACTTGCCAAGGTCCGCGTCGCGGGGCCCGACCACAAGGGCATCATCGCGACCGTGACCATGCACCTCTTCAAGAACGGCTTGAACATCGAAGACATCGACCAGCGCATCCTGGAAGGCTATCTCGTCATGAACATGGTGGTGGACCTGAAGGACGCAAAGTCGTCGGTCGCCGTCCTGCGCGAGAGCCTCAAGGCCGTCGGCAGGAAGATCGGGATGGACATCACGCTCACGCCGGAGGCCGAGCGGAAGGTCAAACACGTGGCCCTGCTCGTCACCCGCGAGCCTCACTGCCTCCAAACGCTGCTCAAGGACATGAAGTCGGGCACGATCCGCGGCCGCCCCGTCGTCGTCCTTGCCAATCGTCCGGATTTGGAAGGGCTGGCGAAAAAATACGGCGCCCCGTTCTTTTGTTATCCGGCGGACAAGAAAAAAGACCACGAGCGCTTCGTTCTGGACAAGCTGGCGGAGTACGACGTCGATCTGATCGTTCTGGCCCGCTACATGCAGATTCTCTCGCCGGAATTCTGTTTCCGCTACGAAGGCAAGATCATCAACATCCATCCTTCTCTCTTGCCCTCTTTCCCCGGGGCGCGCCCCTATTCCCAGGCCTACGACAAGGGTGTCGAGGTCGTCGGCGTCACCGCCCACTTCGTGACGACCGATCTGGATCAGGGCCCGATCATCTGCCAGGATGCCTTCAGGGTGGACAAGCACAAGCACACGCTCGAGGAGATCGTCGCGCGCGGCAAGGCGATCGAGGCGAAGACCCTGGCCCGCGCGGTCAAACTCTACTGCGACGGCCGTCTCGCCCTCCGCCGCGGCAAGGTCATCGACAGCCGGCGGCTGCACCAGTTCGAAGAAAAATTAAAAGAGTTCTATGGATCGTAGGGGCGAACCTCGTGTTCGCCTTACGGCTGAGGCGGCGGCTGTTCGGCCGACCCGTAGGACAGGATCAGGTTCGTCTTGTCGCCTTCCCTGTTCGCCGAGACGGTCAACGCCGTGGTCCCCTTCTTGAAGATCCCCGAATAGCTCGTGTCGGACGGGGGCACCGCGATGGCCGACTGCCAGCCGCCCGTGACGAGCTCCCTCTGATAGAAGTTCGAGACGTCGGTCACGGAGGACGAACTCTCGAGCGTCACCATCGTCATCGCTCCCAGGATCATGCTGCCCGTCACTTGAGAGGGTGAAAAAACCGGGATGTCCGACGGAAAACCGTCCGGAAGTTTTTGATCGGTCTTGATGGCGATCTGTTGGCCGGTTTTTTCGTCCTTGAGGACGAGCCCGTTGTCCGTGATGTTGACCTTTGTATCCCCCATTCCGGCCTGTTTCATCCCCGTCTCCATGATCTTCTCGATGCCGTGCTTTATGCCCTCTTCGGTGGCATATTCCCCCGCCTTGGAGGTTAGAAAACCGGCGAGGATCCTGAGGCCGATGCCGACGACCGTGAGGCCGACAACGCCCAGGATCGCGATGACGATCAGAAACTTGGCCCAGCCGGGGATTTTTTTCTTTTGGACCGTTTGCGTCTGCGTTTCCGGTGTCTGAGGATTTTGATTTGCCATCGGGCCTCCTTGTTACGGTTCGCGGCAACCCTCGACCAAGAGGATCCACTCCCCTTTGTCGATCAGCTCCGCCTCTCGGTCGAGCATCTCTCCGATCGTCCCCCGGAAGAATCCCTCGTGGACCTTGGTCAGTTCGTGGGCGAGGACGCAGCGGCGGTCTCCGAACGCTTCCCGGAGGATCTTAAGCGTCTTCTTAACACGAAACGGGGATTCGTAAAAGATGAGGGTTGAGGGGTCTCGGGCGACGGATTCCAGGACCCTCCGCTTCTTGCCGTCCTTCTGCGGAAGAAAACCGATGAACAGAAACCGGTCCGTGGGGAGTCCCGAGGCGCAGAGGGCCGCGACGGCGGCGGAGGGGCCGGGAATCGGGACGACGGCGATCCCCTTTTCGAGCGCGCCGGCGACCAAGTTGTAGCCGGGGTCGGAGATGCCCGGCGTACCGGCGTCGGAGACCAGGGCGATGTTTTTTCCCTCCTCAAGTTGGCGGATCAAAAAATCGCCCTTCGCGAACTTGTTGTGCTCGAAGTAGCTCGTGGTGGGCGCCGTGACCCCGTAGTGGTTCAGGAGTTTTTTCGTGTGGCGCGTGTCCTCGCAGGCGATGAGATCCGCCTCCTTTAAAACCCGGATCGCGCGGATCGTGATGTCTTCTAGATTGCCGATGGGAGTGGCGACGATGTAGAGGGTTCCGGGCACTAGATCTTCCTGGCAATCGGATACCTTCTACCGATCCCGAACGCCTTCGAGGTCACCTTGATTCCGGGCGCCGCCTGGCGGCGCTTGTATTCGTTCAGCTTGATCCAGCGGACGACCTTGGCCACGACGTCCGCGTCGAAGCCCAACGCGACGATCTCCTCATCGGACTTGTTCTCCTCGATCGCGGCCTTCAGAATGCCGTCCAGAATGTCATACGGCGGGAGCGTATCCTGGTCGGACTGATTCGGCTTGAGTTCCGCCGACGGCGGCTTGGTAAAGACCGCTTCCGGAATGACGGGCTTGAAGGAATTGGCGAAGCGGGCCACCTCATAGACCATCGTCTTGGGGACGTCCGCGATCGCCGCCAATCCGCCGCTCATGTCGCCGTAAAGGGTGCAGTAACCCACCGAGAGCTCGGACTTGTTCCCCGTCGAGAGCACGAGCCAACGATGACGGTTGGACAAGGCCATGAGGACGTTCCCGCGGATGCGCGCCTGGATATTTTCGTCCGCCAAGTCGGGCGGGTCCTGCGGACGGCGATGAAAGAGCCGGCGATAGGCGCCATACACGTCGGCGATTGGGTGCTCCTCGATCCTGATTCCCAGATTCTTCGCCAGGGCCCGGGAGTCGATCAGACTCCCCTCGCTGGAATACGGCGAAGGCATCAGCACACCGACGACGTTTTCCGGGCCCAGCGCGGCTGATGCGATCACCGCGGTGAGTGACGAATCGATCCCGCCGGACAATCCCAACACGACCTTTTCGAAGCCGCATTTCCTCACGTAGTCGCGGACGCCCAGGACGAGGGTTTGATAGACCGTCTCGACGTCGCGGATTTCGGGAACCGCCGGGGATGCGCGCAAGGCGTCCGTATCGACGACCAGCAGGTCCTCTTCATAGGCCTTGGCTTCGGCGACGATCTCCCCGCGGTCGTTGACCGCCAGGCTCCGGCCGTCGAAGACCAGCTCGTCGTTTCCGCCCACCAGGTTGACGTAAAAGATCGGCGTGCCGTGTTTGAGGGCGAGCGCTTGCAGCATGTCGCGCCGGAGTTGGGACTTGCCGAGCGTGTACGGCGACGCGGAGAGGTTCAAAAGGAGCTTGGCCCCCTTCCCCACCTGCTCCTCGATCGGGTCTCGCGGGTACAGCCTCTTTTCCCAAAAGAGCTTGTCGTTCCAAGCATCCTCGCAGATGGAAACGCCGACGTTTTTCCACAAACCGATCTCGGTCCCGGGCTGAAAGTACCGTCCTTCGTCGAAGACGTCGTAGGTCGGCAGCAGAGTCTTGAAATAGCGTGCGGCCACTTTCCCGTCCCTGCAATGCGCCGCCGCGTTGAAGAGGGGCTTGCCGCCGGGCTTGGAATTGCGTTCGACGTACCCGACCGCGATCTCGATCCCCTTCGCCTCCCGGGCGACGGCCTCCAGTGCCCGCAGGTTTTTCTCGACGAAGTCCGGAATTTCCACGAGGTCGCGGGGCGGATAGCCGGTAAGCGTCATTTCGGGGAAGGCGATCAGCCCCGCCCCGGCCTTCTTCGCGCGGCCGACGAATTCCCCGACCTTGCGGACGGTTCCGTCGAAATCGCCGATCGTCGTGTTGATCTGGGCTAGGGCGATTTTCATGGTTTACGACTCTCGTCTCCAACCATTCCCGCTCCCACCCGTCTTCGACGGGTACCCGGGCTTGGTCATGCGACTATCCCTAGCGCCTTCAGGGCGCGAATCTCTTTGGAGGTATAGCGCAGTTTGCGAAGGATGGACACCGTGTGCGTCCCCAGCGGTGGGAAAGGCTTTTCCGGCCGCGGCCGTTCCGGCTCCTCGCAAACGGGAAAGAGGCAGATGTCTTCGCGCTCACCCAGCGCCTTCCATTCGGCCGAGGGCCTCGCGCGGAAGACGGCTGCCAGCTCCTCGCGCGAGACGGACTCGTCCTTGCCGACCAGGGCGCAGAATTTCTTCCAGAATTTCGGCTCCAGGGCTCCCAGAGTCACCCATCCGCCATCCGAGGTTTCATAGTGACCGTAGCAGGCCAGGCGGCCGTCGAGCGGCGTGGGTCCCGCATAGAGCCGGGCCATGGAGGACGCCGCGGCGTGCATGGAGACGTCGAGATGGGCTCCCTTGCGGGGGCGCGAGGCCAGCGCCGCCGCAACGGCCATGGCCGCCTCATACCCCGTCGCCAGATCGACGACTTGGAAATCCGGAATCACGAACCCGCCCGACGGCCGGCGGATTCGCGCGAGCAATCCCGACAAGCCCAGAAAATTCAGATCGTGGCCGGCCAACCGCGCCGAGCGGCCTTTCTGGCCAAAGCCGGTGATGGAGCACAGAATGACCTGGGGACGGATTTTTCTGAGGCGGGCGTAACCCAAACCCAATTTGTCCAAAACGCCGGGACGGAAACTCTCGATCACGACGTCGGCCGAACGCACAAGTTTCTTAAGAATCCCGCGGCCTTCAGGGGCCTTGAGATCGAGTCCCAGGCTTTCTTTTCCGGCATTGATGACGCCGACTTGATCCCCCAGCAGGGCCGGAGCTCCGGGGACAGCCCTGTAATAATCCCCCACGCCCGGCTGCTCGATCTTGACGACACGGGCACCCCGCTCCGCAAGCAAAAGGGAGGCATACCCTCCCGGCAGGAGCCGGGAGAGGTCGAGAACCGTGACGCCCCTAAGAGGTTTCAAATTAGATGATGGTGGCAAGTTTGAGGGCGAGCCCCATGTTACCCGCGACCTTCAACTTGCCGGTCATGAAGGCCATTTGGGGATTCAACGCCCCGGTCACGAGCTTGACGAAGTTCTCGTCCTCCATCGTCACCGTGCAGTTGGGGCTGGCGGAGGCTCCTTCCGTCACTTTGCCGCCCGGGGCCGTGAGATCGACCGTCCAAGTGCCACCCGTAGGGCCCTTGATGTCAAATTGGTAGATCGCGTTGATGCTGGAAACCTTGTCGGCCTTTCCCTGAAGGCTCGCGGGAAGCTTTTCGAAATATTCCTTGGGGGTCATGGATGTCCTCCTGACGCGAAGATATTTCCCGCCACGCCACCGGCGTCAATCGAAAACATGATCCGGGCCGCCCATTGGACGGCGAGAAGGGCGAGAAAAATCTCGCCCGCGTAACGCCGCCGCCGGAAGGCAAGAAAGAGGATGAAGGCGGGCCAGACGGGGAAAAAGAAAAAGGCCCTCCCCACGTCGCCGTGGAGGAGGGCCCAGAGACAATGCAACAAACCGCACCCCGGACACGGGATGCCGAAAATCAGTTTGACGGCGCACATGAAACCTCTCCCTACCCTCTCCTTGATAAAGAGAGGGCGGCCGCAGGCCGGGCGAGGTTACGCCAACCCGGCCTTCTTTTCCGCGAAATCGCCGATATACGGGATCTTCCAGCGCTCGCCCTGATAGGCCTTCACCAGGCAGATGATCCACAGGACGAAGACGGCGAGGCCCAAGACCGGCACCAGGATGCTCATGATCACGCCCAGAAAGCTCGCGATCGAGCCCAGGATCATCGTCAGGATGTTCAGGGCGACCACCACGACGATCCAGCCGACGCCGAAAGTGGTTCCCTGCCAGGCGTGGAACTGGACGTCCTTGTTTTCCTTCTCCATCAGCATGAAGACGATGCTCGTGATCGGCATGCAGATATAGCACAGCATGCTCGCGATGTTGGGCGCGAGTCCCGTTCCCTTCCCTCCGGCTCCTGCTTGGGTCATAAACCCCTCCTTTGAGTGTTTGATTACAAGTAGAGTCTGTCTAGCACGTCCCCGTATTTTTCGACCACTTTTTTTCTCTTGAGCTTCAAGGTCGGCGTGAGCTCGCCGCCTTCCTGTGAAAAATCCTGATCGAGGATCGCGAACTTCTTGATCGTCTCGTAGGACGCGAGTCGCTTGTTCGTTTCTTCGACGGCGCGGCGGATCAGCCGGTGAACCTCCGGATGCCTCCCGGGACTCCTGTGGCCGTTGAGACGCACTCCCCGCCGTTCCATCCACCGGCCAACGGCCTCCCGATTGAGGGTCACCAGGGCCGACAAAAACTTCCGGCGGTCGCCATGGACCATGGCCTGGCTGATGTAGGGCGTCGTCTTCAGCAGGTTCTCGATGTTCTGCGGCGCGATGTTCTTCCCCGCCGCGGTAATGATGAGGTCCTTCTTACGGTCGGTGATCTTGAGGAAACCATCGCGATCGAATTCGCCCACGTCCCCGGTCTTGAACCATCCGTCCTTCGTGAACACCTTCCGCGTCGCCGCCGGGTCCCCGTAATACCCCCGAAAGACCAGCGGGGATTTGACGAGGATCTCGCCGTCCCCCGCGATCTTGATCCGCGTGCCGGGGACGGGACGGCCGACCGTCCCGAAGCGGTAATCCCTTTGCGTGTTGATGCAGATCCCCGCCGTCGTCTCCGTCAATCCGTAGCCTTCGAAGATCCGGACGCCGTGCCGATCGAAGAAGAGGGCGAGATCCTGCGAAAGGGGCGCCCCGCCCGAAACCGCGTACCGCAACCGCCCGCCGAAAAGACCGCGGATCTTGCGCGACAGGAGGAACGGAGCCGTCCCGAGGAGGATCCGTTTGGCGCGCGAGGCGTCTTTCAACGTGGCTTGGATTTTTTCGCGAAATTTTTCAAAGACCCTGGGAACCGAGGCCGTAAAATGCGGACGGATGGTTTTGAGATCCTCGGGAACCGCATCCAGCCCGCGCGCGTACGCCTGCTCGAATCCCGAGGCCAGTTGCCAGAATTGAAGGGCACGGGCGAAAATATGCGCGAGGGGCAGAAAAAAGAGGGCCGTGTCCCCGCGGCCCAGGTCGAAGGCATATTGGAACGCCTCCACTTCCTTCAGGAAACTTCCGTGGGTGATGACGGCCCCCTTGGGATCTCCGGTGGTTCCCGAGGTGTAGACGATCGTCGCGGTCGTGCCGGACCCGATCCCCCGAAAACCCTCTTGCCAAGCCTCTTCGTGACCGTCGCGCCCGAAGAGAAGAACGCGGTCGAGGGTCAGGGCACTCCCGGCCGGCGATCCCTCCATCAGGACGAGGGTCTGGAGCCGCTGAAGGCGTTTTCGAAAGGGCGCGATCTTTCGAAACTGTCCCCGATCCTCCACGAAGACCGCCTTTGCGCCCGAATTGTTTAGAATGAAGGCGACCTGTTCCGGGGTCGACGAGGGATAGATGGGGACGGAAACGGCCCCGAGCGAAAGGACGGCGAGATCGGCGAGGCTCCATTCCGCCCGAGTCCCGGCGAGGATCGCCACACGGTCGCACTTTTCGACGCCGATGACTTTCAGCCCCAATGCCAGATCACGGACGCGCTCCCAAACCTCCAGCCACGACCACCGGACCCAACGCCCGCGATGGTAAAGTCTCCAGCACGTCCGATGACGAAGCCGGGCGACGCTCGCCTGAAAATCCAGAACGAGATTCTTGGATGCCATGAAGGGCGGAATATAGAGTCTTTTCCAGTAGTTGTCACGAAAAAAGACAGTCAGTCATTCTAGTAGCCCCAGGCGAGTTCGAAGGCGTTGGGGATCCATTCGAACCGGGGCGAAGGACCGGAGAAATCAATCCCGAGAACGGCGAAGCCGGCGTTGACGTCGCGGTGCCTCCGGGTCGCCAGGTAATGTTGGGCCACCTTCGAGATGTGTCTCTGTTTGGGAAGGGTCACCAGTTCGCGCGGCGAAACGGCCTCCACGGAGCGGCGGGTCTTGACCTCCACAAAGGTGATCGTCCCGCCTCGGGCGACGATGAGGTCCACCTCGCCCAGGCGGCAGCGGAAATTCCTTTCGAGGATCCGGTAACCCAGGGTTCGAAGGTAAGAGGCCGCCAAGGACTCTCCGTCACGTCCCAAACCCTTATCATCGCGCTGGAAATCCCCTTGCATCGGGCACATCCTCCTGCTAGCAACGCCCCTTCATTAAGGATTTTCGGAGGTTTTATGGCCCGCAGTTGCTTTTATTGCGAAAAGAAAAGGCTGGTCGGAAACAACGTCAGCCACGCGAACAACAAGACCAAGAAGAAGTCCTTTCCCAATATTCAGAGCGTCCGGGTCATCGTGAAGAACGCCGTCATGCGGGTCAACGCCTGCACACGGTGCATCCGGTCGGGTGTGGTTCAAAAGGCCGCGTAATTAGGGCGAACACGAGGTTCGCCCCTACAATCGTCAGTCCCTCACCCGCTCCACCGAAATCACGCCCTTCACCTTCTCCAGCGACTTCATCAGCTGGTGCAGGTGCTTCAGGTCCTTGATCCCCACCTCAAAGGTATTCATCGACTTTTGATCGCCGATCGCCCGGCAGGTGGCCTGGCTGATGTTGACCCCTTCCGACGAGATCGACTGGCTGATGTCGGCCAAGAGACCCGGCTTGTCGACGCAGACGACGCGGATTTTCGTGGCCGTCGGGAGCTTGGTCTTGAGGTTCCAACTCGCGTCGACCCGCCGCGCCTGGTCGGAGGCCAGGACCTTGCTGCAGTTCGTGGAATGGATTGTCACGCCGCGCCCGCGGGTGATGAATCCGATGATGCTGTCGCCGGGAATCGGATTGCAGCACTTGGCCAACGTCACCAGCATGTCGTCATAGCCGCTCACGCGGACGACGCCGGAGCTCTTCTCGAACGCCTTGCGGAAGATGCGGCCGATCGCCGAGGACTTCTTGGCGGCCTCCGGACGGGTGTTTTCCAGCTCCTCCAGCTTTTCCTTGGACAACACCGCCGTGAGGAGCTGGCCGACGGAAATCCTTCCGTAGCCGATCAGCGCGAACAGATGCCCCACGCTCTTGATCCCGCGTTCGCGCGCGAAGGCGTCATAGGCCTCGCCCGCGATCACCTTGGATTCCTTCAGGCCCAGTTTCTCGATCTCTCCCTGCACGAGCTCCTTGCCCAGCGCGACCGCCTTTTCGCGCTGTTCCTCGCGGATAAACTGGCGGATCTTGGCCTTGGCGCGGGAGGTTTGGACGGATTTGAGCCAGTCCTTGGAAGGGCTGTGATCGGATTGGGTCATGACTTCCACGGTGTCACCGCTCTTGAGCTGGTAGCGGAGAGGGACCATCTTGCCGTTCACCCGGGCCCCGACGCAGCGGTGACCCACCTCCGTGTGAATGGCGTAGGCAAAATCGATGGGCGTCGATCCCGTCGGCAACTCGCGGATGTCGCCCTTGGGCGTGAAGACGTAGACGTCCGTCGCAAAGAGGTCCAGCTTGACCGTGTCGAGATACTCGGCCGGATCCGAGAGCTCCTTCTGCCACTCCAGGAACTGCCGGATCCAGCGGAACTTCATTTCGTCCTTCATGTCGATCTCGCCGCTCTCCTTGTAACGCCAGTGGGAGGCGATGCCCCATTCCGCGATC
Above is a genomic segment from bacterium containing:
- the trmD gene encoding tRNA (guanosine(37)-N1)-methyltransferase TrmD produces the protein MPLQFDILTLFPSLFDSPFSHSILKRAQEAGLISIRLRDIRDFTEDKHRRTDDIPYGGGPGMVMKPGPAVAAIEAAAVPGKKVRRIYFSPQGRPLNQEHLAAYLEYDQLVLLCGRYEGVDERVIEHFIDEEVSIGDYILTGGEFAAMVFVDAVSRLIPGVLGEEGSLKNESFSASLLEYPQYTRPPEFRGHKVPEVLLSGDHAKIEAWRREMALERTRKKRPDLLKK
- a CDS encoding KH domain-containing protein → MSTTPLKDLVEYMAKALVDFPDQVVVAEIDGEQTTVIELKVAKEDLGKVIGKQGRTAQSMRTILGAVSTKLRKRSVLEILE
- the rpsP gene encoding 30S ribosomal protein S16, which codes for METKIRLARFGAKKKPFYRIVVASLSSSRDGKFLEVVGHYDPAKGVEKATIDKAKVELWMKKGAKPSDVVRQILKNAPAQG
- a CDS encoding formyltetrahydrofolate deformylase, producing the protein MAASHTKKLAKVRVAGPDHKGIIATVTMHLFKNGLNIEDIDQRILEGYLVMNMVVDLKDAKSSVAVLRESLKAVGRKIGMDITLTPEAERKVKHVALLVTREPHCLQTLLKDMKSGTIRGRPVVVLANRPDLEGLAKKYGAPFFCYPADKKKDHERFVLDKLAEYDVDLIVLARYMQILSPEFCFRYEGKIINIHPSLLPSFPGARPYSQAYDKGVEVVGVTAHFVTTDLDQGPIICQDAFRVDKHKHTLEEIVARGKAIEAKTLARAVKLYCDGRLALRRGKVIDSRRLHQFEEKLKEFYGS
- the rsmI gene encoding 16S rRNA (cytidine(1402)-2'-O)-methyltransferase, yielding MPGTLYIVATPIGNLEDITIRAIRVLKEADLIACEDTRHTKKLLNHYGVTAPTTSYFEHNKFAKGDFLIRQLEEGKNIALVSDAGTPGISDPGYNLVAGALEKGIAVVPIPGPSAAVAALCASGLPTDRFLFIGFLPQKDGKKRRVLESVARDPSTLIFYESPFRVKKTLKILREAFGDRRCVLAHELTKVHEGFFRGTIGEMLDREAELIDKGEWILLVEGCREP
- a CDS encoding NAD+ synthase; the protein is MKIALAQINTTIGDFDGTVRKVGEFVGRAKKAGAGLIAFPEMTLTGYPPRDLVEIPDFVEKNLRALEAVAREAKGIEIAVGYVERNSKPGGKPLFNAAAHCRDGKVAARYFKTLLPTYDVFDEGRYFQPGTEIGLWKNVGVSICEDAWNDKLFWEKRLYPRDPIEEQVGKGAKLLLNLSASPYTLGKSQLRRDMLQALALKHGTPIFYVNLVGGNDELVFDGRSLAVNDRGEIVAEAKAYEEDLLVVDTDALRASPAVPEIRDVETVYQTLVLGVRDYVRKCGFEKVVLGLSGGIDSSLTAVIASAALGPENVVGVLMPSPYSSEGSLIDSRALAKNLGIRIEEHPIADVYGAYRRLFHRRPQDPPDLADENIQARIRGNVLMALSNRHRWLVLSTGNKSELSVGYCTLYGDMSGGLAAIADVPKTMVYEVARFANSFKPVIPEAVFTKPPSAELKPNQSDQDTLPPYDILDGILKAAIEENKSDEEIVALGFDADVVAKVVRWIKLNEYKRRQAAPGIKVTSKAFGIGRRYPIARKI
- a CDS encoding CaiB/BaiF CoA-transferase family protein produces the protein MKPLRGVTVLDLSRLLPGGYASLLLAERGARVVKIEQPGVGDYYRAVPGAPALLGDQVGVINAGKESLGLDLKAPEGRGILKKLVRSADVVIESFRPGVLDKLGLGYARLRKIRPQVILCSITGFGQKGRSARLAGHDLNFLGLSGLLARIRRPSGGFVIPDFQVVDLATGYEAAMAVAAALASRPRKGAHLDVSMHAAASSMARLYAGPTPLDGRLACYGHYETSDGGWVTLGALEPKFWKKFCALVGKDESVSREELAAVFRARPSAEWKALGEREDICLFPVCEEPERPRPEKPFPPLGTHTVSILRKLRYTSKEIRALKALGIVA
- a CDS encoding SCP2 sterol-binding domain-containing protein, whose translation is MTPKEYFEKLPASLQGKADKVSSINAIYQFDIKGPTGGTWTVDLTAPGGKVTEGASASPNCTVTMEDENFVKLVTGALNPQMAFMTGKLKVAGNMGLALKLATII
- a CDS encoding DUF2752 domain-containing protein yields the protein MCAVKLIFGIPCPGCGLLHCLWALLHGDVGRAFFFFPVWPAFILFLAFRRRRYAGEIFLALLAVQWAARIMFSIDAGGVAGNIFASGGHP
- a CDS encoding DUF4870 domain-containing protein — protein: MTQAGAGGKGTGLAPNIASMLCYICMPITSIVFMLMEKENKDVQFHAWQGTTFGVGWIVVVVALNILTMILGSIASFLGVIMSILVPVLGLAVFVLWIICLVKAYQGERWKIPYIGDFAEKKAGLA
- a CDS encoding AMP-dependent synthetase/ligase; the protein is MASKNLVLDFQASVARLRHRTCWRLYHRGRWVRWSWLEVWERVRDLALGLKVIGVEKCDRVAILAGTRAEWSLADLAVLSLGAVSVPIYPSSTPEQVAFILNNSGAKAVFVEDRGQFRKIAPFRKRLQRLQTLVLMEGSPAGSALTLDRVLLFGRDGHEEAWQEGFRGIGSGTTATIVYTSGTTGDPKGAVITHGSFLKEVEAFQYAFDLGRGDTALFFLPLAHIFARALQFWQLASGFEQAYARGLDAVPEDLKTIRPHFTASVPRVFEKFREKIQATLKDASRAKRILLGTAPFLLSRKIRGLFGGRLRYAVSGGAPLSQDLALFFDRHGVRIFEGYGLTETTAGICINTQRDYRFGTVGRPVPGTRIKIAGDGEILVKSPLVFRGYYGDPAATRKVFTKDGWFKTGDVGEFDRDGFLKITDRKKDLIITAAGKNIAPQNIENLLKTTPYISQAMVHGDRRKFLSALVTLNREAVGRWMERRGVRLNGHRSPGRHPEVHRLIRRAVEETNKRLASYETIKKFAILDQDFSQEGGELTPTLKLKRKKVVEKYGDVLDRLYL
- a CDS encoding YraN family protein — translated: MQGDFQRDDKGLGRDGESLAASYLRTLGYRILERNFRCRLGEVDLIVARGGTITFVEVKTRRSVEAVSPRELVTLPKQRHISKVAQHYLATRRHRDVNAGFAVLGIDFSGPSPRFEWIPNAFELAWGY
- the rpmB gene encoding 50S ribosomal protein L28; this encodes MARSCFYCEKKRLVGNNVSHANNKTKKKSFPNIQSVRVIVKNAVMRVNACTRCIRSGVVQKAA
- a CDS encoding bifunctional (p)ppGpp synthetase/guanosine-3',5'-bis(diphosphate) 3'-pyrophosphohydrolase, giving the protein MIRLEDILEEVHRYNPDSDLDLIKKAYVFSAKVHQGQTRRSGEPYLIHPLEVSHILAQMRLDPPSIATGLLHDTVEDTLTTVDEIESIFGKTIAHLVDGVTKLSKISFASKEQRQAENFRKMFMAMAEDIRVILVKLADRLHNMRTLQFLPEEKQIKIAQETIDIYAPIAGRLGMQEVRIELENLCLKFLKPDFYRTLQEKVEEVEKKSGRFIEDVREALSGKMAEYGLKADIQARTKHLYSIYKKMEDQKIEFEQVYDLIAFRVIVQTLPQCYESLGLIHSLWKPVPGRFKDYIGMPKVNNYQSLHTTVIIPRGQRVEFQIRTKEMHQIAEWGIASHWRYKESGEIDMKDEMKFRWIRQFLEWQKELSDPAEYLDTVKLDLFATDVYVFTPKGDIRELPTGSTPIDFAYAIHTEVGHRCVGARVNGKMVPLRYQLKSGDTVEVMTQSDHSPSKDWLKSVQTSRAKAKIRQFIREEQREKAVALGKELVQGEIEKLGLKESKVIAGEAYDAFARERGIKSVGHLFALIGYGRISVGQLLTAVLSKEKLEELENTRPEAAKKSSAIGRIFRKAFEKSSGVVRVSGYDDMLVTLAKCCNPIPGDSIIGFITRGRGVTIHSTNCSKVLASDQARRVDASWNLKTKLPTATKIRVVCVDKPGLLADISQSISSEGVNISQATCRAIGDQKSMNTFEVGIKDLKHLHQLMKSLEKVKGVISVERVRD